From a single Actinomycetota bacterium genomic region:
- the hemH gene encoding ferrochelatase yields the protein MTVGVMLMAYGSPRTLDEVRPYLQDIRGGRPPSDEGVQELTERYRRIGGSSPLVDITQRTARALEARLGPDRYRVRAGMKHWHPYIAESAADLEDCDRVIGLGLAPHFSHMSIGGYESRLRDALQGGPDVSVVRSWWREPAFVEFTSAALRDALADWEPSGTRVFFTAHSLPERILEQGDPYRDQLSESSRLVAEAAGVDGWEFAFQSASHTGVPWLGPDILDRLDAFAAEGGRRAVVVPIGFVSEHLEILFDVDVECVEKAQAIGLELRRTALPNDDPRFVEVLASVVERAESGDLGAGMPEDRAGVPA from the coding sequence ATGACCGTCGGCGTGATGCTGATGGCCTACGGGAGCCCCAGGACGCTGGACGAAGTTCGTCCGTACCTGCAGGACATCCGCGGCGGGCGTCCACCCTCAGACGAGGGGGTGCAGGAATTGACGGAGCGCTACCGCCGAATCGGGGGTTCGTCGCCTCTCGTGGACATCACCCAGCGCACGGCGCGGGCCCTGGAGGCCCGGCTCGGCCCGGACCGCTACCGCGTTCGCGCGGGTATGAAGCACTGGCACCCGTACATTGCCGAGTCGGCAGCCGACCTCGAGGACTGCGACCGCGTCATCGGGCTGGGCCTGGCCCCTCACTTCTCGCACATGAGCATCGGCGGCTATGAGTCTCGGCTTCGCGATGCGCTGCAAGGAGGCCCCGACGTCTCAGTGGTCAGGTCGTGGTGGCGGGAGCCGGCGTTTGTGGAGTTCACTTCCGCGGCCCTGCGCGATGCACTGGCAGATTGGGAGCCGAGCGGCACACGCGTGTTCTTCACCGCCCACAGCCTCCCGGAGAGAATCCTCGAGCAGGGCGACCCCTATCGCGATCAGCTCTCGGAGTCCTCAAGGCTGGTCGCCGAAGCCGCCGGCGTCGACGGCTGGGAGTTCGCCTTCCAGAGCGCCAGCCACACCGGCGTCCCCTGGCTCGGCCCGGACATCCTCGACCGCCTCGATGCTTTCGCCGCCGAAGGAGGCAGGCGTGCGGTCGTGGTGCCCATCGGGTTCGTGAGCGAGCACCTGGAGATCCTGTTCGATGTCGACGTCGAGTGCGTCGAGAAGGCTCAGGCGATCGGGCTGGAGTTGCGGCGCACGGCGCTGCCGAACGACGACCCGCGCTTTGTCGAGGTC